From one Lolium rigidum isolate FL_2022 chromosome 4, APGP_CSIRO_Lrig_0.1, whole genome shotgun sequence genomic stretch:
- the LOC124706891 gene encoding TATA-binding protein-associated factor BTAF1 isoform X1, producing the protein MAQSSSRLHRLLTLLDTGSTQATRFAAARQIGDIAKSHPLELSALLKKVSQYIRSKNWDTRVAAAHAIGAIVENVKHTLVKDLFASVEAEKHASGLSDETADVGSALPPPDTAATSELAFGSFDINRVLEFGSPLLSSGGQEYDVANDNGKNPADRLARQKQNLRRRLGLDVCEQFMDFNDVIKDEDLLAQKNYWDANVQNNGFYSFNSGQNIQHLVASMVPRYPKHSNYRPKRLSARERNMLKRKAKSNAKDHTKSAPEDDEVALKNSASSNGASSDQVAAYNDTSDTVVDEDNTEYSDSGRWPFQQFVDQLLLDMFDPIWEVRHGTIMALREILTHQGACAGVYIPDLSSPLADLDDRSDSDSLKRPHGIDLNDGIDVEQLEPVLKRHKKDEPNSSEIIHESVAERLTEEKPNPSEIMDIDLDKKLVNADDSKAEAGLSNVFTISSVEPNSADVKVEPELQLDNSTGLSKADTSCTSLHNAVSSASTPSSVIHVHENLKYVKLMKLAKHSCMKNWEFLQDCAIRFLCVLSLDRFGDYVSDQVVAPVRETCAQALGAVLKYMHPSLVCHTLNILLQMQHRQEWEVRHGSLLGIKYLVAVRKEMLKDLFEYVLHACKAGLEDPDDDVRAVAAEALIPAAASLVRLNDQMLHSVVMLLWDILLDLDDLSPSTSSVMNLLAEIYSQPEMVPKMLGMTALGEREFDLNKATQTAEQEDMLAYSENPYVLATLTPRLWPFMRHSITSVRRSAIRTLERLLEVGNTGSSAGNTPSTFWPTSILGDSLQVVFQNILLESNDEILRSSERAWKLLLQCPAKDLECAAVSYFSNWVQLATSPYGTALDSTKMFLPVALPRGSRSRAAAKISSARLEHESSRMISFGSTGENSSHERHFEVSSNVPKIIVGADSDKSVTHTRVLTAMALGLFAAKLPVGSWQVVLTPLANDVMSSSGVQRQVASMVIVSWFKDLRGRDLAAVGALLAFFSSVKEYLLDLLSCSDPAFPTKDSVLPYSELARTYTKMRNEATNLFRSVDSCAIFKDYASGLNFNADMLSVDEAINFASKLLLPTELDLPSDSEKIVLNNVESAKQGLLSTSGYLKCVQNNLHVTVSSLVASAVVWMSGLPSKLNPVILPLMAAIKREQEELLQDKAADALAELIFSCVGRKPGPNDKLTKNLCTLACTDIYETPQAAVINSMQVIEDQNLLSIGKRSSNHKSRGHASSGGEERTKTEGFISRRGSELALKHLCEKFGSSLFEKLPKIWDCLTEFLKPVEIQDGIQKDDPSIAQLGRSCEDKDPQSVINNIQVVRSVTPHLPEPLRPQLLRLLPCILGCVRHPHVAVRLAAARCITSMAKSLTGNVMVVVIENAIPMLSDSSSVCARQGAGMLLSLLVQGLAVELVPYAPFLVVPLLRCMSDPDGSVRQSVTHSFAALVPLLPLAKGVPLPSGLSERLSRSTEDAEFLEQLLDNSQIDDYKLNIHLSVELRRYQQEGINWLAFLRRFKLHGILCDDMGLGKTLQASAIVASDIAESRARNDDKDPKSLIICPSTLVAHWEYEMEKYIDSSIMKPLQYVGSSPDRILLRSQFDKFNVIITSYDIIRKDIDFLENIYWNYCVLDEGHIIKNSRSKVTSAVKQLKAQHRLILSGTPIQNNVLELWSLFDFLMPGFLGTEKQFQATYGKPLIAAKDSKCSARDSEAGILAMEALHKQVMPFLLRRTKDEVLSDLPEKIIQDRYCNLSQLQLKLYDKFSNSNAREEISTIVKANESEQSTAQPKATRHVFQALQYLLKLCSHPLLVTGESPPDYLVDHLKEIGVGTSGALHELHHSPKLVALQEILHECGIGLEISSPDASAAVGQHRVLIFAQHKAFLDVIEKDLFQSHMRSVTYLRLDGSVQTEKRFEIVKSFNSDPTIDVLLLTTHVGGLGLNLTSADTLVFMEHDWNPMKDLQAMDRAHRLGQKKVVNVHRLIMRGTVEEKVMSLQRFKVSVANAVINAENASLKTMNTDQLLDLFTSTPASRKASVLPSSSIGEDSKDSSGKPGKKGLKSILNGLDELWDQSQYADEYDMNQFLVKLNG; encoded by the exons ATGGCGCAGAGCTCGTCCCGGCTTCACCGCCTGCTCACATTGCTAGACA CTGGCTCCACACAAGCAACAAGGTTCGCGGCCGCACGCCAGATCGGAGATATTGCCAAGTCGCATCCCCTGGAGCTTAGTGCCTTGTTGAAGAAG GTTTCTCAGTACATTCGTAGTAAGAATTGGGACACAAGGGTTGCTGCAGCACATGCAATCGGTGCCATAGTAGAGAATGTCAAACACACGTTAGTGAAAGACTTGTTTGCATCTGTGGAAGCAGAAAAACATGCTTCTGGATTATCTGATGAAACTGCTGATGTTGGGTCAGCACTGCCACCTCCTGATACTGCTGCAACATCTGAGCTTGCTTTTGGAAG CTTTGATATCAACAGGGTATTGGAATTTGGATCTCCTTTGTTGTCATCAGGTGGACAG GAATATGATGTTGCTAATGATAATGGCAAGAATCCAGCAGACCGCTTAGCTCGCCAAAAGCAAAATCTTCGGCGGCGCTTAG GTCTGGATGTGTGCGAGCAGTTCATGGATTTCAATGATGTTATCAAAGATGAGGATCTTCTTGCCCAAAAGAATTATTGGGATGCAAATGTCCAGAACAATGGATTTTATTCGTTTAATAGTGGTCAAAATATTCAGCACTTGGTCGCCTCCATGGTTCCTAGGTATCCGAAACATTCTAATTATCGACCTAAGCGATTAAGTGCAAGGGAACGCAATATGCTGAAGCGGAAAGCAAAGAGCAATGCAAAAGATCATACTAAGTCTGCACCAGAGGATGATGAGGTCGCGCTGAAAAATTCTGCATCGTCCAATGGAGCATCTTCTGACCAAGTTGCTGCATATAAT GATACTTCTGACACAGTTGTAGATGAAGACAACACGGAGTACAGCGACAGTGGGAGATGGCCTTTTCAACAATTTGTGGATCAGCTTCTTCTTGATATGTTCGATCCTA TTTGGGAAGTTCGCCATGGCACCATTATGGCTTTGAGGGAAATTTTGACGCATCAAGGTGCTTGTGCTGGAGTATATATCCCTGATCTGAGCTCACCTCTTGCTGATCTGGATGATAGATCCGATTCTGACTCCCTGAAAAGGCCACATGGTATTGATCTTAACGACGGCATAGACGTGGAACAGCTTGAACCAGTTCTGAAGAGACATAAGAAAGATGAGCCAAATTCTTCTGAGATTATTCATGAATCGGTTGCGGAGAGACTTACAGAAGAGAAGCCAAATCCTTCTGAGATTATGGACATTGACTTGGATAAGAAGCTGGTCAATGCGGATGATTCCAAAGCAGAGGCAGGTTTGAGTAATGTGTTCACTATATCAAGTGTTGAACCTAATTCTGCTGATGTAAAGGTTGAACCAGAGTTGCAGCTTGATAATTCAACTGGTCTTTCTAAAGCGGATACATCCTGTACATCACTCCACAATGCAGTCAGCTCGGCATCAACTCCAAGTTCTGTTATACATGTTCATGAAAATTTGAAGTATGTGAAACTGATGAAACTGGCCAAGCACTCATGTATGAAGAATTGGGAGTTTCTTCAAGATTGTGCAATTCGTTTCCTTTGCGTGCTTTCATTGGACCG CTTTGGGGATTATGTATCTGATCAAGTGGTTGCCCCTGTCCGTGAAACTTGCGCTCAAGCTCTTGGTGCTGTACTGAAGTACATGCATCCTTCTTTAGTGTGCCATACACTAAATATCTTACTGCAAATGCAG CACAGGCAAGAGTGGGAAGTTCGTCATGGGAGCCTCCTTGGAATCAAATACTTGGTTGCGGTTCGCAAG gaaatgcttaaagatcTGTTTGAGTATGTCCTTCATGCTTGTAAGGCTGGTTTGGAGGATCCGGATGATGATGTCCGTGCTGTAGCTGCAGAGGCCCTGATCccagctgctgcttctttagttagACTAAATGATCAAATGCTGCATTCAGTTGTGATGTTGTTATGGGATATATTGCTTGACCTTGACGACCTAAGCCCATCTACAAGCAG TGTAATGAATTTGTTAGCTGAGATATACTCGCAACCAGAGATGGTTCCGAAGATGCTTGGCATGACAGCCTTAGGAGAAAGAGAATTTGATCTAAACAAAGCTACTCAGACAGCTGAGCAAGAAGACATGTTGGCATATAGTGAGAACCCTTATGTTTTAGCCACACTGACACCCCGTTTGTGGCCTTTTATGAGACACAGCATTACTTCAGTTCGGCGTTCTGCTATACGAACATTG GAGAGGCTTCTTGAAGTTGGCAATACCGGAAGTTCAGCTGGAAACACCCCATCTACATTCTGGCCTACATCTATATTGGGTGACTCGCTGCAGGTTGTCTTCCAGAATATACTTTTGGAGTCAAATGACGAGATTCTTCGATCTTCTGAAAGGGCATGGAAACTTCTACTTCAG TGCCCTGCAAAGGACCTTGAGTGTGCTGCAGTGTCATATTTCAGTAACTGGGTGCAACTTGCTACATCTCCATATGGCACAGCATTGGATTCTACAAAAATGTTTCTGCCAGTTGCCCTTCCCCGAGGTAGTCGTTCAAGAGCTGCTGCAAAGATAAGTTCTGCAAGGCTAGAACATGAAAGTTCAAGGATGATATCTTTTGGTTCTACAGGGGAAAATTCTTCACATGAGAGGCATTTTGAGGTTTCGTCGAATGTTCCAAAGATAATTGTGGGGGCTGATTCTGACAAATCTGTTACTCATACACGGGTGCTAACAGCAATGGCCCTTGGGCTCTTTGCCGCAAAGTTGCCAGTTGGCTCGTGGCAAGTTGTTCTTACTCCACTTGCAAATGATGTCATGTCTTCCTCAGGAGTCCAGAGACAG GTTGCTTCTATGGTTATTGTTTCTTGGTTTAAAGATCTCAGAGGAAGAGATCTTGCTGCCGTGGGCGCATTGCTAGCTTTCTTCTCCTCTGTGAAAGAGTATCTGTTGGATTTACTATCTTGCTCTGATCCTGCGTTTCCAACAAAAGACTCTGTGCTTCCATATTCTGAACTTGCAAGAACGTACACAAAGATGCGCAATGAAGCCACTAATTTGTTCCGCTCAGTTGATTCTTGTGCTATATTCAAAGATTATGCCAGCGGCTTAAATTTTAACGCTGACATGCTGAGCGTTGATGAAGCTATTAATTTTGCTTCAAAGCTGTTGTTGCCCACTGAACTTGATCTTCCTTCGGACAGTGAGAAAATTGTCCTGAATAACGTAGAGTCCGCAAAACAAGGCCTGTTGTCTACATCAGGCTACTTGAAATGTGTTCAG AATAATTTGCACGTAACAGTCTCTTCTTTAGTGGCTTCTGCTGTCGTCTGGATGTCTGGGTTACCAAGCAAGTTGAACCCAGTCATTTTACCTTTGATGGCTGCTATAAAAAGAGAACAG GAGGAGCTACTTCAAGACAAAGCTGCAGATGCACTTGCGGAGCTCATTTTTAGTTGTGTTGGTCGGAAGCCTGGTCCCAATGACAAGCTAACAAAGAACCTCTGCACCTTAGCATGCACGGATATTTATGAGACACCTCAAGCTGCAGTCATCAATTCAATGCAGGTTATTGAGGACCAAAATCTGCTGTCAATTGGGAAGCGTTCTAGCAATCACAAATCCAGGGGTCATGCTAGTTCTGGTGGTGAAGAAAGAACAAAAACGGAAGGTTTTATTAGCCGTCGTGGATCAGAGTTGGCTCTAAAGCATCTCTGTGAGAAATTTGgatcatcattatttgagaaactcccgaagatatgggaTTGCCTTACCGAATTTCTTAAACCTGTTGAGATCCAAGATGGCATTCAGAAAGATGATCCAAGTATTGCACAACTAGGCAGATCTTGTGAGGACAAGGACCCACAGTCTGTCATAAACAATATTCAG GTTGTTCGCTCAGTTACACCTCACCTACCTGAGCCCTTAAGGCCTCAGCTGTTAAGGCTCCTTCCCTGTATTCTTGGGTGCGTGCGTCATCCTCATGTAGCTGTTAGGTTAGCGGCTGCCAGATGCATCACATCAATGGCGAAGTCATTGACTGGTAATGTGATGGTAGTTGTTATAGAAAATGCCATTCCTATGCTGTCGGATTCATCTTCTGTGTGTGCAAGACAAGGAGCTGGGATGCTTTTGAGCCTTCTTGTTCAGGGTTTGGCTGTGGAGTTGGTTCCTTATGCTCCTTTCCTTGTTGTACCTCTTCTGAGGTGCATGAGTGACCCTGATGGATCTGTTAGGCAGTCTGTTACTCACAGTTTTGCTGCTTTGGTTCCTTTGCTGCCATTAGCGAAGGGTGTTCCGCTACCGAGTGGACTAAGTGAGCGCTTATCTAGAAGCACGGAAGATGCAGAATTTCTGGAACAACTCCTTGACAACTCCCAAATTGATGATTACAAGCTCAACATTCATCTTAGCGTTGAGTTACGAAG GTACCAGCAAGAAGGAATCAACTGGTTAGCATTCCTGAGACGGTTTAAGTTACATGGAATTTTATGTGATGACATGGGGCTTGGCAAGACACTCCAGGCATCTGCTATTGTAGCAAGTGATATTGCTGAGTCACGTGCACGGAATGATGACAAAGATCCAAAATCTTTGATTATCTGTCCTTCTACTTTAGTAGCACATTGGGAATACGAAATGGAGAAGTACATAGACAGCTCTATCATGAAACCTCTTCAGTACGTTGGTTCATCACCAGACAGGATACTGCTGCGTAGTCAATTTGATAAGTTCAATGTTATCATTACATCGTATGATATTATACGCAAGGATATCGATTTCCTTGAGAATATCTATTGGAACTATTGTGTTCTGGATGAAGggcacatcatcaaaaactcaagATCTAAAGTAACGTCTGCTGTGAAACAGTTGAAAGCGCAACACCGTCTTATCCTGAGTGGAACTCCTATTCAG AACAATGTACTGGAATTGTGGTCTCTATTCGACTTCCTTATGCCTGGGTTTCTTGGAACAGAAAAACAG TTCCAAGCTACATATGGGAAACCACTGATAGCAGCTAAAGATTCGAAATGTTCAGCAAGGGATTCTGAAGCTGGCATTCTTGCAATGGAGGCACTTCATAAGCAG GTCATGCCGTTTCTACTCAGAAGAACCAAGGATGAAGTCTTATCCGATCTTCCAGAGAAGATCATCCAGGATAGATATTGCAACCTCAGTCAATTGCAGCTGAAACTTTATGACAAATTCTCTAACTCCAACGCAAGAGAAGAGATCTCAACTATTGTAAAAGCAAATGAATCAGAGCAATCTACTGCTCAACCAAAGGCAACTCGTCATGTGTTTCAG GCATTACAATACCTATTAAAACTCTGCAGCCATCCTTTACTTGTAACTGGGGAGAGCCCACCTGACTATCTTGTGGATCATCTAAAGGAAATAGGTGTGGGAACCAGTGGTGCGCTGCATGAGCTGCACCACTCTCCTAAGCTTGTTGCTCTTCAAGAGATACTTCACGAATGTGGTATAGGATTAGAAATATCAAGTCCTGATGCTTCCGCAGCTGTTGGGCAACACAGAGTTCTGATTTTCGCTCAACATAAG GCTTTTCTTGACGTTATCGAGAAGGACCTGTTTCAGTCCCATATGAGAAG TGTCACATATTTGCGGCTTGATGGCTCTGTTCAAACAGAGAAGAGATTTGAGATTGTCAAATCGTTCAATTCAGATCCAACCATTGACGTGCTTCTATTAACAACACATG TTGGTGGTTTGGGCTTGAATTTGACATCTGCCGACACATTGGTCTTCATGGAACATGATTGGAACCCGATGAAGGATCTCCAG GCAATGGACAGAGCACATCGCCTGGGTCAAAAGAAAGTTGTGAACGTGCACCGTCTCATCATGCGCGGCACCGTGGAAGAGAAAGTGATGAGCCTCCAGCGGTTCAAGGTGTCTGTTGCCAATGCGGTCATCAATGCCGAGAATGCTAGCCTGAAGACCATGAACACTGACCAGCTGCTTGATCTATTCACTTCGACCCCTGCTTCCAGAAAG GCGTCGGTTCTCCCAAGCAGTTCAATTGGTGAGGACAGTAAAGACTCCAGTGGAAAACCTGGCAAGAAGGGCCTGAAGTCCATCCTAAACGGGCTGGACGAGCTGTGGGACCAGTCACAGTACGCGGATGAGTACGACATGAACCAGTTCCTGGTGAAGCTCAACGGGTGA